From the Ignavibacteriales bacterium genome, one window contains:
- a CDS encoding PAS domain S-box protein: MIRMGDKRAIPWELILIFSLLTVIISIAGKFYFANLERDIKNETYEDLAAISQIKANQIVHWRQERLSDAKFIFNNSSFKHLITKYLKNPTSHSISKEIAIWLLPMKNNHEYIKIILVDTTGKSYPIFDDTGYSLSELERTSVQTSLTKNEIITIDLHKKSDGKIILDNVVPLLLDENNRTEILGCLIFEIDPYKVLFPLIQSWLTKSKTSETLLIRQEGSEVIYLNELRHKRNTALNLRFPLSKIELPAARAILGDSGIFEGLDYRGIAVLSHISKIPGTPWFMIAKVDTKEIYSPIREKAFIVSIFVGLCILLSGLSTFFIWKNQQLKYYRRQYEIEIERQALIKHFDYMTKYANDIIWLMDFNGKFIDVNDKAVKVYGYSKEEFLKINIKSFRLKEELQLVEQQMQLADEKMGIVFETTHIKKDNSKFPVEVSTRAIKIEDTKYIQSIIRDITERKQAERKILRLNRVYSVLSNINQAIVRIRDKQKLIDEACRIAVEDGLFKMVWIGIIDENSHSINIVSSAGYSDGYLSLIQGFFYGSDNEINPMVSAIKEGKYYVCNNIEKSINIRSWQLESLKRGYKSAATFPIKVFNCTVGCYCLYSTEVEFFDENEIKLLEELGSDISYALEYLENEEQNRLTRESLEESEEKYRQLAETANDIILVHDFEGRILYSNKKGVEISGFTEDEFKQKKIMELIPVEYHLLMNNHRNDRLSGNMETFLYECEIIRKNGERIHLEVNSCVIIKNNEPNSILILARDISERKLFEESIIKSELQFRSVWENSFDAMRLTDANGKLVSVNGAFCKLFKMPQENLVGKDFNIVYIPEPEVEYIYSYMKNFAERNVKEKIEADLKIWEGSKIWVELSNSFIEIKDQSVMLLSIFRDITDRKKAEALLIEAKEKAEVLNKVKSNFLANMSHELRTPMSGILGFSEMLSIELENPLDREKARLIYESGKRLTETLNQILDLSDIETDKLILNFENANVVSVIRESLNKFKSLAENKNLKLLTNFQKDELYAKLDVRMFNNVVTNLLDNAIKYTRTGAITIKTSEVEIENNAFAQIDIIDTGIGIPEESKKLIFESFRQVSEGLNRQFEGTGLGLTITKKIVELMNGKIFVESKVGVGSTFTLMFPSITEEERRKLLLKSAPIQFDDSIGKLNIKTELPNILYVEDDSACQTVVQVYLKNFCDLQLTTNGESALNMVKEKKYDLILMDINLDGKMDGLETTKRIKEISCYQNTPVVAVTAYATSGDRERFISGGCSHYLSKPFGKSDLTNLILQLIK; this comes from the coding sequence ATGATTCGTATGGGTGATAAACGTGCAATACCATGGGAACTGATTTTAATATTTTCCTTACTTACTGTTATTATTTCTATTGCAGGAAAATTTTACTTCGCAAATTTAGAAAGGGATATTAAAAATGAAACGTACGAAGACTTAGCCGCTATATCACAAATAAAAGCAAATCAAATTGTCCATTGGCGGCAGGAGAGGTTAAGTGACGCCAAATTTATTTTTAATAACAGCTCCTTCAAACATCTAATCACTAAATATCTAAAAAATCCTACATCACATAGTATAAGTAAAGAGATAGCAATTTGGCTGCTACCAATGAAAAATAATCATGAGTATATTAAAATTATTCTTGTGGATACTACTGGAAAAAGCTATCCAATTTTTGATGATACTGGTTATTCTCTTTCTGAATTAGAAAGAACTTCGGTGCAAACATCCTTAACAAAGAATGAAATTATTACAATAGATTTGCACAAGAAATCAGATGGAAAAATAATCTTAGATAATGTTGTTCCTCTTTTATTAGATGAAAATAACAGAACAGAAATTTTGGGATGTTTAATTTTTGAAATTGATCCATATAAAGTACTTTTCCCATTAATTCAATCCTGGCTTACCAAAAGTAAAACTTCAGAAACATTATTAATCCGGCAAGAAGGTAGCGAGGTTATATATTTAAATGAACTTAGGCATAAAAGAAATACAGCACTAAATCTTAGGTTTCCTTTAAGTAAAATAGAATTGCCAGCTGCAAGAGCAATACTTGGTGATTCTGGCATTTTTGAAGGTTTGGATTACCGGGGCATTGCAGTTCTATCCCACATCAGCAAAATTCCAGGCACACCATGGTTTATGATTGCTAAAGTTGATACGAAAGAAATATATTCTCCGATTCGTGAAAAAGCGTTTATTGTTTCAATCTTTGTTGGTCTTTGTATTCTGCTAAGTGGTCTTAGTACTTTTTTTATCTGGAAAAACCAACAGCTTAAATATTACCGAAGACAATATGAAATAGAGATTGAGCGTCAGGCATTAATAAAACATTTCGATTACATGACGAAGTACGCAAATGATATAATTTGGCTAATGGATTTTAACGGTAAGTTTATTGATGTGAATGATAAAGCTGTTAAAGTTTATGGCTATTCTAAAGAAGAATTTTTAAAAATAAATATTAAGAGTTTTAGGCTGAAGGAAGAATTGCAGTTGGTTGAGCAACAAATGCAACTTGCTGATGAAAAGATGGGAATTGTTTTCGAAACCACTCATATTAAAAAAGACAATTCCAAATTTCCGGTTGAAGTTAGCACACGAGCTATTAAAATTGAGGACACAAAATATATTCAAAGTATAATCCGGGATATTACGGAAAGGAAACAAGCTGAGAGAAAAATTCTTCGATTGAACAGAGTTTATTCGGTGCTAAGCAACATTAACCAGGCTATTGTAAGAATAAGAGATAAACAAAAACTTATTGATGAGGCTTGCCGGATTGCAGTGGAAGACGGTTTATTTAAAATGGTTTGGATTGGAATTATTGATGAAAATTCCCACTCTATAAATATTGTTTCAAGTGCGGGTTATTCGGATGGTTACCTTTCTTTGATCCAAGGATTTTTTTATGGAAGCGATAATGAAATTAATCCAATGGTGTCTGCAATTAAAGAAGGAAAATATTATGTATGCAATAATATTGAAAAAAGCATAAATATAAGATCATGGCAGCTTGAATCATTGAAAAGAGGATACAAATCTGCAGCGACTTTTCCTATCAAAGTATTTAACTGTACTGTTGGATGTTATTGTTTATACTCAACTGAAGTAGAGTTTTTTGATGAAAATGAAATTAAACTTTTGGAGGAACTAGGTTCTGATATTTCTTATGCACTTGAATATTTAGAAAATGAAGAACAAAACAGATTAACACGTGAATCACTTGAAGAAAGTGAAGAAAAATATCGCCAGCTTGCAGAAACTGCTAATGATATAATTCTTGTACACGACTTTGAGGGAAGAATACTTTATTCGAATAAAAAAGGGGTGGAAATAAGCGGTTTTACTGAAGATGAATTTAAACAAAAAAAAATAATGGAGCTTATTCCTGTAGAGTATCATTTATTAATGAATAACCACCGGAACGATAGGCTTTCTGGCAATATGGAAACTTTTTTATATGAATGCGAAATAATTAGGAAAAATGGAGAAAGAATTCATTTAGAAGTTAATTCCTGTGTTATCATTAAAAATAATGAACCAAATAGCATTTTAATTTTAGCCCGCGATATTTCTGAAAGAAAATTGTTTGAGGAAAGTATTATAAAATCGGAATTGCAATTCCGTTCTGTGTGGGAAAATTCTTTTGATGCAATGCGTTTAACCGATGCTAATGGAAAACTTGTTTCTGTAAATGGAGCATTCTGCAAACTGTTTAAAATGCCGCAAGAAAATTTAGTTGGCAAGGATTTTAACATAGTATATATCCCAGAACCTGAAGTAGAATATATTTATAGTTATATGAAAAATTTTGCCGAAAGAAATGTAAAAGAAAAAATTGAGGCAGATCTTAAAATTTGGGAAGGAAGCAAAATTTGGGTCGAGTTATCCAATTCGTTTATCGAAATCAAGGATCAATCGGTAATGCTATTAAGTATTTTTAGAGATATTACCGATAGAAAAAAAGCTGAAGCTTTACTTATTGAGGCAAAAGAAAAAGCCGAAGTATTGAACAAGGTAAAATCAAACTTCCTTGCAAATATGAGTCACGAACTTAGAACACCGATGAGCGGAATACTGGGCTTTTCCGAAATGCTTTCAATAGAACTTGAAAATCCTTTGGATCGGGAGAAGGCGAGATTAATTTACGAAAGTGGCAAAAGGCTTACTGAAACACTAAATCAAATTCTCGATCTATCTGATATTGAGACTGACAAATTAATCCTGAATTTTGAAAACGCAAATGTGGTTAGCGTTATTCGTGAATCCTTAAATAAATTTAAATCGCTTGCTGAAAATAAAAATCTCAAACTTCTAACTAATTTTCAAAAAGATGAATTGTATGCAAAGTTGGATGTTAGAATGTTCAACAATGTTGTTACAAACTTATTAGATAATGCGATTAAATATACCAGAACCGGAGCTATTACTATTAAAACCTCTGAAGTTGAAATTGAAAACAATGCTTTTGCTCAAATTGATATAATTGATACCGGTATTGGGATCCCGGAAGAAAGTAAAAAATTAATTTTTGAATCATTCCGCCAAGTTAGTGAAGGATTAAATAGGCAATTTGAAGGCACTGGTTTAGGTTTAACAATTACAAAAAAAATTGTTGAACTTATGAATGGAAAAATATTTGTGGAAAGTAAAGTTGGAGTCGGCTCAACATTTACATTAATGTTTCCTTCAATTACTGAAGAAGAAAGGAGGAAATTATTATTAAAATCTGCTCCAATACAATTTGATGATTCGATAGGCAAATTAAATATAAAAACTGAGCTGCCAAACATACTTTATGTTGAAGATGATTCTGCATGCCAAACTGTAGTGCAAGTATATTTAAAAAACTTTTGCGATTTGCAGCTTACTACAAACGGTGAATCAGCATTGAATATGGTTAAAGAAAAAAAGTATGACCTGATATTGATGGATATAAACTTAGATGGAAAAATGGATGGATTGGAAACTACAAAAAGAATAAAAGAAATATCCTGTTACCAAAATACTCCAGTGGTTGCGGTTACGGCATATGCAACTTCAGGTGATAGAGAAAGGTTTATTTCCGGCGGATGTTCTCATTATTTATCCAAGCCTTTCGGAAAATCGGACTTAACTAATTTAATTTTACAACTGATTAAATGA
- a CDS encoding sigma-70 family RNA polymerase sigma factor: MDNTMLWSSFKVTPTSDLKKQIIMNYTNLVHYVIRKSRFKPVNIIDEKDYFQFGIEGLSEAIDRFDPDYGTKFETYAIQRIKGKIIDEIRKVQIKPRWNNNDENEIVYTNLSLTNSVDGDEGFQLCDIIPNDTELPDETLNKNEFKKELVKAITELDKREKLVLTLYYYEDLNYKEIAQILNLTVSRISQLHSGIIRKLRSSIKKEYC; this comes from the coding sequence ATGGATAATACAATGTTATGGTCAAGTTTTAAAGTTACACCAACATCTGACCTTAAAAAACAAATAATAATGAATTATACAAATTTAGTTCACTATGTTATTCGTAAATCCAGGTTTAAGCCGGTAAATATTATTGATGAAAAAGATTATTTTCAATTTGGCATTGAAGGTTTAAGCGAAGCAATTGACCGGTTTGATCCGGATTATGGGACTAAATTTGAAACATATGCCATTCAGAGGATCAAAGGGAAAATAATTGACGAAATCAGAAAGGTTCAAATAAAACCAAGATGGAATAATAATGATGAAAATGAAATTGTCTATACAAACCTGTCATTAACTAATTCTGTTGATGGAGATGAAGGATTCCAGCTATGCGACATTATTCCTAATGATACAGAGTTACCAGATGAAACTTTAAATAAAAATGAATTTAAAAAGGAATTGGTTAAAGCCATTACGGAACTTGATAAAAGAGAAAAACTTGTTCTTACCTTATACTATTATGAGGACTTGAATTATAAGGAAATAGCTCAAATTCTTAATCTAACAGTTTCCAGAATATCTCAATTGCATTCTGGAATTATTCGTAAACTTCGTAGCTCTATAAAGAAAGAGTACTGTTAA
- a CDS encoding response regulator, translating into MEEKDKILVVEDEEDTRYILDRLLNKNSYEVKTANNGEDALKALNEFIPKVIIADWTMPGIDGIELCNIIKKDERYKLIYYILLTARASLKDRVTGLDIGADEFLVKPVENQELLARIRSGVRIHKLQSELTKIEHNRAVIEMATTIGHQINNPLGSLIMALKNLEQELEVSKKENLKDDFYIINESIDRIKKFVEALSKLESPEVVAYIKDSKMIKIN; encoded by the coding sequence TTGGAAGAAAAAGACAAAATATTAGTAGTTGAAGATGAAGAAGATACCAGGTATATCCTTGATCGTCTTCTTAATAAAAATTCTTACGAAGTTAAAACCGCAAACAACGGGGAAGATGCTTTAAAAGCACTTAATGAGTTTATTCCAAAAGTAATTATTGCTGATTGGACAATGCCGGGTATTGATGGAATTGAACTTTGTAATATCATCAAGAAAGACGAAAGATATAAATTAATCTATTACATTCTTTTAACCGCAAGAGCCTCACTTAAGGATAGAGTAACCGGTCTTGATATTGGAGCTGATGAATTTTTAGTTAAACCGGTTGAAAACCAGGAATTGTTGGCACGAATCAGATCAGGAGTTCGAATCCATAAATTACAAAGCGAATTAACAAAGATTGAACATAACAGGGCTGTTATTGAAATGGCAACTACTATTGGTCATCAGATTAACAACCCATTAGGAAGTTTAATAATGGCTTTGAAAAATTTGGAACAGGAACTTGAGGTTAGTAAAAAAGAAAACCTGAAAGACGATTTCTACATTATAAACGAATCCATAGATAGAATTAAAAAATTTGTTGAGGCTCTGTCTAAACTGGAAAGCCCCGAAGTTGTGGCTTATATTAAAGATAGTAAGATGATAAAAATCAATTAG